In Mugil cephalus isolate CIBA_MC_2020 chromosome 19, CIBA_Mcephalus_1.1, whole genome shotgun sequence, the genomic stretch TTGTCAGCACAGAGTCATTGTCTGCTGGATGGAAGGTCTGCATCTTAGCTTGAGTGGCGTAAGTGACTACAGAGGTATATGGACATGGAGAGGCCtacagttttgtttgttcatacTTGTGCATATCTTTGTGTGCCGTGTGTGGATCCAGGGCAGACAGCAGTTCCAGGACTACAGGAGACGTGTGGACCAGGAAGACATCCGGAGGCTCCAGGAGCTGGTGAAAACCCAAGCACATCAGGCTGAGGCACTGAAGAGAGAGATCAGCCTCCTGTCCTCTAAAGGAGGTCATGTTTTGCCCCCAGACCAGGCTCGACTGGCCCCTCTCGCCCCTTTGCCCACCCCCACAGGAAACATCAGCACTGGGAGACAAACACAgcttaaagagaaaacaaagcacaCCCAGCAGATAACAAGTTAATTACCTCTGCACTTATGCAGAAAAAATGAGCATATATACCATAATGGAGCTCACTAATATCATCTAATAATTATGGATTATTATTTAAAGGCcttatgagtttttttttgcaacatatTTTTGAGCTAAAGACACCTGTTAAGTAATCTTGAAAACCAATTTGTGGtcaatgaatgaatatcagTGTCACAGTAGATGACATTAATGAGATTTGTTTGGATACATAAACTATTGAAATCTAATGTTTTGTTATGGTTTTTCTGTGCAAAGACATGCTCATAGAAATCAAATTCAAAAGAAATTGCACAGAGTCCTCACTGTAAACAAATTCAGTCGAACTTCATTATCACATCATTCACCTCACACTAACAAGGCTGtcctggtgtctggcaacagaacgttggtagtggggggcctttgggtcctgtgggttgaggggaggggcctctgtggatcatcccacagatacttgatcagtttgggatctagtgaatttggaggccagtttaACACTTTGTGgtgttcttcatgatttttgagttgttcctaaaccatttctttgtgtgtgcgtgtgtccggatgcatcctgctggggatggctgctgccatcatggagtgcaattgctatggtgtgggggtgcctggtctggtctaggtgggtggtacatgtctaccacatgaataccagcagaacactgaattgtcacaattgtcagtggtcataatgttatgccttatcggTGTATGACTGAATCAGCAGCAACTTTTCAATGGAATTGGATTGATTTAGGTAAAGAGTAGGACACAGGAGACCGGGTTTAAGAACAAAGCCCACCTTTAATAACAAATGTTGAttcaacatgaaataaaataaatcacgaGGAGCGGGCTGAGGCTTCACAAAAAGCATAttggcaaaaacaaaagggaGAAGCCATGACTGTACACAGCAAGGCTTTCAGAAGATAAGGCATAAAGACCCACAGGGAAGACCCTGTTGCCTGTGATCTCtctcttttaaattaatatatacatCAAGTACACTAACTACTGGAGACTAAAATCGTTCTCCGCATTTAAATACAGTTGAAGGTGTCTTAGGTGCCTAGTAGtaacaaaacacaatgcatATACAAGCGTAGCTCAGTGTATTGATAGTATAGGAAGTGCCACTTGAAAATTCTTGTTTAGATCATCCATTTGTTAcaggtaaaatattttatacTACTACACTGCCTATTTGTGGAAGCAGTTGCCAAACTTCTGTTCCCAGCCAAGGCCAGGGAAGGAAACATCACTAACCCCTCATGTCATGTCACGTCACTGTGTTGTACTTTGAGACACCTGCCTCCCCTTCCATGTGTTCTGGAAGACTCAATGTCGACATAAATATGAGacatgattgtttttgttttttcagcctcgaaaaatctaaataattaattttctagCTCATTTATTGATTGGCGTGTTTCTGTATTGCTGGAGAAGCAAAGTAAGAAGTGGATAGTGAAGTGGATTTAGGAGACTGGATCTGGACATTCTGCAGAAGAAAcctgtgcgtgtttgtgctcTGCCTGGTATTTGTATGTCTCTCTGTTTATGATCCAGCAGTTTAACTTTACTGTCTGGTCATTGAGGATTactgccaaaataaaaaacaagctcCAATTCAGGAATGATCTCTGAGGACTAGAACCAACACCATTAGGTTACTGGCTTAGGTATCAACAAGATCCAGACAGGATCAAAAACAGATTCCTCCAATTATAGGTAAAACATGGATAACATCTACAGATGAtgctatttaaaccccaacacTCACCAATATTTTAGAAGACGCTTCTTGGATGGAGAAACCCTACGAGATAAACCAAGCTTTTTTCAGTCCTCTTTGGATCTTTTTATAGATTCACCGATTGATTGaccaaatgagaaaataaatgtcactttattgattactgacattacagacatttaATGCTCTCAGTAACGACAGTGACACTTCAATCTatagacacaaaaacacaggttcGATACTCAGATCTGCCTGGACAGCATGAAaggtggaaagaaaagaaaagaaaagaaaaaaggtgccTATACAGTCTTTGTGTTCTGTCCATAAAGGGACAGAGACATGGCGGTAGTCTGTGGGATGTCCTTCCTCGTGTCACAGAGCAGccagctcctgcagcagccTCTCCTTCTCCCGCTGCAGCTCCACGATGCTCTGCTTGTTCTGCTCCAGCCTGTCCTCCAGCCACTGCAGCAGCGGGCCGCTCACCGCCGACATCTGGCTGCACAGGTTCTTGGTGAACACCGAGCCGTTGTGGATCTTGGTGACGGGGTCCAGGTGCGCCAGGCTGTGGATCTTGCGGTAGGTGTCCTGCTCTTCCTGACACAGGATCCGCGGCAGCTCCACGGCGGACTCCAGGCACACCTTCCCGATCGCCTCTCGGGGAACGACGTGGACGGGGATCTCCACCCGCTCGTACTCGGAGCCCTTTTGCGCCTGCACGGACTGGAAGCAGGTGTACAGCACCCGGCCCGTCTTGGTGTTCTTGTCCTCGATAAAGCAGGAGAAGATGAGGCCGACGAAGCACTGGTCCAGCATCTGGTACATGGCCTGGGTCCGCACGTCCACGTGCGACGGCCACACGGTGATGTGCGGGTGGGAGTGGTACCAGCCCACCACTCGCATCGGTCTCCCGGTTATGTCGGCCAGCCGCTCCGCCTCGGTGGAGGCGGCCGACAGCTGTTCCGGGGAGATCTCCACTCGGTCCTTCCTCTTGTCCGAGCGGCGGAGGATAATGACGGAGTGGATGTGAACGATCCGGGAGATTTCCACCTCTCCGATACACAGACCCAtgacctcctccttctctgtgcTCAACGCGTGGTTCATACACACCAGGAAGGCGTCTGACTCCAAGTGGACGGCGCTCACGGccatggttgttgtttaaagtAAGTTTTCCTTCCGAGGAGAGAGGACGAAAACATAAACAGGACCGGGAGAAGTGCTTTACTTCCGCGTTCCGAAGTGCTACAGTAAAACAGTCCGTGTGGGTGCAGCAACAAATGGTTCCGCTCAGcaacaatagtttatttttattttcgttTTCCTCCTCACCACAGTACAGAAACTGAAATTTCTGACGTTATAGTTACTTCTGAATTGCGCGTAATGAAATTAAGTCAAGAGTAGCTTAGAAAACtaataatgatgaataaaaactgtTACTTCAGGAGTAGGCCTTCTACTTCAATAACTACTACTGATGTATGGATCTGATGGTGCATAGTGAGTTGGAAtaaacaatacaaataataatgatcatttttacaTCTCACAAAATGCCTAatgtcaaatacaaaaaaaatgcagtttgagaaacacataaaacagcaacaaaaataattaaaacacacaacatagtATACAAAACTCAattaactttttaattaaaactcatTCAGTACAAAGGAACGGCTCTGtgataaaactgtttttgtttttgttttttgtttttgtttgtttgtttgtttgtttgttttttttattttaaagcagctcGCACAGTCACCTGACCAGATTTTCCAGCCGTGGGGTCCTAACTGTGAATGCTGTGCCTACTTTTGTTTTCAACCAGGCACACTTTAAAACCCCCAAAGTGCTGAACAGGAGGAACACTATCCCTCCTGTTCAGGAGCATCTTGACACCTTCCACTGTCTCCCAGACTTTCTGCTAGATCTTCTGTTGACATGTTACCAACTTGGGTTTTCTTCTGATGCCTCTCTGAGGGGTtggtcagtttgtgtttctccaAAGTAGGGGATTCATAGTGAGGCTGGAGGAGATCCTCACAGTAAGACACCAGATGTTGCAGATGGAACTTGATTAGGACAGCCTACATCTCCAGGTCCGGCATCACAGTGTTCAGCCagagcagcttggagtccagcCTTCTCAACGTCCTCCACTAAATCTgataatgtgttgtttttctctgaaaCAGGTCTGGATCTGAAGGCCAGTCTGCACTCAGAGCAGCTGTGCTCTTCCTTCTGATCTTATTCATCCCAGTGACTTTAAATACAGCTCATGCAGTACACAGTTCATCTGGTCTGGTTTCTGCATCATTCAGAAACATCATCTCATTACACacaatgtaaaataatttcactttttataAAATCTGAACAGATCCAAACTAAAGCATAATGGTTACTACCATCCAGACATCATCAGATCTGTGAAAGAGACAGGGATCAGGAACCGTCTGAGCTGAATGGAACAGACTGCGTTGGAGTGCACAAAGTTGAGCGAAGGGTTAATGCACTTCTTCTTGGGAAAGGGAGTGGAGTTTTAGCGAAGCAGCATGTGCTCACAGTTACGGTTATGAGGAATTAAACTTCAGCATGCAGTTAAAACTGACCCTGCCACAGTCAAAAGACACATAAACTGATATGTTCTCATGATCCAGATGATTCTCTAAACTTCCAGGAAGGATGTTTATGATAAAAACTGCACACTGTTAACACTGTTTGTTACTCATACACTACTATGCTGCtctgtttaaatttgttttaattccaTGGACATATGTATGGAATCACTGTTCTCAGAATCTTTTTGGCAACTTATAGTCCATTGTTTATTGGAGTGACTCCGATCCTGAACCAATTTGGTTACATGTCTCTGTCATATTCATATTGCACCACAAGGTGTCCACCTTCCCTCAATGTGAATTTTGCGCctttacttttctgtttaattACCTCAGTTTGCTTTGGGGCTCACCTTTTGTCATTTCTGGTATAGGTCTATTTATTgatttgttaaattaattttatttcagatgGACAAAGGGGACCTATAAGAATACAGGGACAGCATAAAACCTAAGGTACTGGCTTTCCAACAGCACTCCAAACTACAACGGTTATTCATGGTGGCAAATCCCTTTTCTTTGTGGTCTGGTGCCTTCTCTAAAATACACTGAGGTTAGTGTAGTAAAATCAGcattagtgtttgtgtttatttaaacaggGTGTGTATGGGGGAAAAGGTACTCTGATATCTTGTTCTCTGACTAGTTTGAGcctgttcttttttcctgattCATGCCGAGTTGATGCTGTAAGACTTGTTCAGTTCATGAACTGAAGGCTTAGCACAATGTACGTGCtttttaaaagttaataaaaaaaacttcacagaCAGTAGTTATTGTGATTTTTTAGTGTCTTGACCACTATTAAATAGTTTGAAAGGTGAAGCGATATTTATCTTCTTCTCAGGAGGAACTTCCAAAGGTGTTTCCATGCCACGGTACTGCCATGATAACCAGGGAGGACAAGGTATAATCCCCCCCAGAAAAACAAAGGCCAAGACACATAGAAACCAGGAGACACAACCAGGAAACGGcaagaaaacacaagcagcacCTCTATGGAAGGACACAGACAAAGTGACAAGATGTAAAGAGGGTGATGTATgaacacactgacaaaatacTCAAGGCCACAAAGGTAAGTGGAATGACAGGGTTGAGAAAAAACAGGTGGGTGTGGAGTTCATGGGTCCGATGGTTTGATGGAAGAGACCGCTGCACAGTCTGGTTGTGTGGGCTTGAATGTTCTGGTAGGGAGTGTGTGGGGGGTCTTCCACGATGCTGTTGCTGTAGGGAGACTCCAGTGATCTTCTCGGCTGTCCTCACTATACGCTGCAGGGCTTTGTGATCCCACGTTGCGCAGTTACCAAACCAGACAGTGATACAGCTGTTTAGGATGCTCTCTATGGTCCCTCTATAAAATGTGGTCAGAatagggggttagggttagggttaaggttagggttaggatagGGGATGGAGCTGGTGTTGACTGACCAGGTGAGGTTCTCCACCAGGTGAACACCAAACTGCAGCAGATTTGTTGATGATCCCCTCAGAGTATTCACTTCATGCCATGACTGAACTGCAGTGAATTTCTTCAGTTTATGTTATCAAAATTAAGCAAAATTACCAGCACCAGCCAGCTTAGATGTCTGTGTGCTACCACCTCGAACTGCGAAGAAGCAGTGTAACTTAACTCACAACACAGTGGTGCCTCACTATAACCTCATATGGTCTCAGAGAGCTCCAACAACAGCTAAAGGCTATCACTTCAAGTGGCACAGTGGGGTGTGCTCCCACTGTGCCACTTGAGttaatgtgtaaatgtatgATCTGACATGACAAGCAGCCCGTCACTACCTGCCTCAAAATAGCCCCTGAAGCAGCTGTTGGAGCTGTTTCACGGACAGTCCACTTGAAATGTGCTCACTTGGACTGTGCCTGATCCTTTCAGGAGTAGCTGGCAAACGCTCCCTGATCCCTTTTATCTCTGTACACTGACAAGGAATTCACAAGATGAGTTCAGCCAAAAAGAAGGGTATGCAGGATCCAATGCAAaagacacttcttcttctccttcttctttacAGCAGACCTTTTACTTGTGTGTTCAGTACCTTTTGCTCTGACTCTTTTTGATTTAACCCCGGGCCCTAATTCAACAGGCTCTATACTTTCGGactaattaaatgaagaaacatgGCATGCTGAATCCGCTCTCACATCCCCATGGTAACCGCTTGCAGTGGTAAAAGTTAGATCCCGAACGCAGCTTGACACCGGCTTTACGCACAATCtcatactcacacacacgcacagagtcAGATTGGATTTTACTCAAGCGTATGCCTacatcaaacacacagtcactaTACACTTGCtacaaaaaagacatttgtaTCTTTATTCAGGAGCTGAAAGAGCATTTGGACATCACATGTTAGCATGGGCTCGTGGTATCTATGACGACTGCAATGCAGCCAATGTTACTCTCAGCTCTGAGCACAGAGATACAAACCGAAGACCAGAAAATCTTTGAAAAGCTGTTACAAACGCATCGTTGTcaggttttaggtttttataGGACCCAAGGGTCGGGCACACACTAGAGAATGAGGCAGAGTGAAATAATAAAtccagtttaattaaaaaaaaaaaaaaaaaaactgacaggaacaaaaggcgctgcagagCTGAAGCAGGataaaacaaagtttaattAGAAGACAATACAAAAGCCATAGAGCCAGcataaaagcaaaagaaaaaaaaaatgaggagcTAAGAAATACCATGAAACATGAGGTGGGAGCAGCAGCTTTGACCAGTGGTACATTCAGAAAGACTTAAAGGACACCCTGACAAAGGACAGAGGAAAGACAAGGCGGAAAAgagtaaataacaataaataggCTTTAAACACAAAGGTTAAAAGACACGGGGTAAAAGATCATGTTATAAAAAACAGGAAACCTCAAACTGAATAATCAAAAATCCCACCACAAAATACCGAAACCAATAAAGAACATCGGCATCATGACAGTAATGTAGCACACAGAGCATTTGTTGAGGACTATTTTCCGTTGAGGATTGATACACATGAATCACTCAATTGAGAGAAGTAGGAATAAAGGGGATAAACTGTGTTTTACGGGCTTTGGGTATGCACACATTTACTATACTTGTTAGTAGGACTGATGATGTGTTTTCATGAGACTAACATTTTGGTTAAAAGGCTCATCCTTTATTGCACTAAGaatacagtattttattgtaaacGTCCCTAAGATAGAGATATAGTTTATTATATACTTTACAGATTGTAGTATGTGTCATTTCTGTGATGCAATAATAaacgttattttatttaaagtgacattctatttttatttaaagagatgTGTACAAGATTTAAACAGTAGGTTGTAGGAGGTGTTTTTTCTTAAGATATATGTTGGAGAACCAGACATTGTCACCAttatgttaaaaataagaaCGTTTAACGcattttttatgaaaataatgCATACATCATTAGAAAGACACCACATTTATCAGTCAGCACTTTAGTAATCTGACTTTAGGTAAATGAGAGCATGTGCATCGCTGGGAATTTCACAACACAGCCTGTCAATTAGTGGGTCCAGGGTTATTTCCTGTTACAGATCTTGTTAAGATCagtgacaggaagtgaagctgTTTCCTAGCAACCAATTTCAAGCGAGGGGGTCTTCAGAGATGCATCCTTAGATCATGTTGCACATGGTATTAgtttaaaacaagacaaaactgaattgttgtttcagttttaatgttttcatgtgaACTTGCTGCTACCGACCTGCTTCATTTCTATCACCGTTTGATATTTACTGCATAAACTGCTACCAGCTGCACTCACCGTTGTCTTCCCAAAAGAAAATAGCATCCCACCATCTACTTCAGCATCCAGACCAATATCTGGATCCTGCCGTAGGGTTTaacttattttccttttattcaaAATGCAAACATAGGAGTGGAATAATTGGTCGTTTTTCCACCTGTTGAACATTTAGGACAAAGTGAACGAAGCGGCTATTGTAGGCGCTAGGACCTCGAGGATGCACATCTGTTCTGGTTGGATAAATCTGTATCTGTCGTTCTCATACCGTGATGCCTTCATAAGCTGTGAGAATTATGAGCTTTATGCTTCATACAAGCAGCTTAGTGTCATTTTGGCGAATGCCATTCGTGGTAAGTGTGTCAGTCAGTAGTttagtgtgtatttatgaaCTATTTGCCACTAGAATAAAAGCCTTGTCATGTCTTAAACATACTGGTAATATGTGTATTTAAGTATTTCACAGTTATCTTTCTGTAATGTGTGGAGCTGGGCGCAGTCTTTGAGGACAGTCATAATTCACAATAGTTAATAGTTTGAATCTAACTACAGCTTGCAGGATGTGGAGTAAATGCAGCACCAGGGCCATAGAAATAGAACAGTAGATGCACAAAGCCATCTTACTCAGGGATGATTGTCAAATTCTTCTTAAAATTCAAATTCTTCAgggcatttttttctcctcacaatTCAGCATGTATGGACAGGCTGCTCGTAAAATATCACATGATACAATTCAACTGCTTATTGAACAGAGTTAAGTCACCAGAAGCGCGTGGCTTCTGATTGAGTCGAGCAGCTCGAGTGTCCGGGAGTCCTTGAAGGCGGCAGGAGCGTCAACCCTCCACCCCTCCGGGAAACCGAGCGACATCAATCGGACTCGTCGGACCTTCGCAGCTGCTCTCGAGCCGTCATCATCCTGCAGCGTCTCCGAGCTGTCCGCCAGGACCGACACGCCGAGCACCAGGGGCAGGTTTGGCGGCTCTCCGCGCGGATTTCCCCCTCAGCCAGGACCGTGGGAGCGATGCGCCgtctcggaggaggaggagtaggagacGAACTGGCCAGGcatcagcagcagaagcaggcA encodes the following:
- the brcc3 gene encoding lys-63-specific deubiquitinase BRCC36; the encoded protein is MAVSAVHLESDAFLVCMNHALSTEKEEVMGLCIGEVEISRIVHIHSVIILRRSDKRKDRVEISPEQLSAASTEAERLADITGRPMRVVGWYHSHPHITVWPSHVDVRTQAMYQMLDQCFVGLIFSCFIEDKNTKTGRVLYTCFQSVQAQKGSEYERVEIPVHVVPREAIGKVCLESAVELPRILCQEEQDTYRKIHSLAHLDPVTKIHNGSVFTKNLCSQMSAVSGPLLQWLEDRLEQNKQSIVELQREKERLLQELAAL